The proteins below are encoded in one region of Mycobacterium botniense:
- a CDS encoding non-ribosomal peptide synthetase — MALSPLQEGLYSLTTLAEFTEAGPADDPYVIGMAADILGNLDVGLLRECTAKMLVRHPNLRASFVSRGIPRPVQIVPTRVDLPWRHVTATPATVAALETEERRRPFDFERKPAIRFLLIELPDAQWRFVITAHHIVIDGWSLPVFADELFTLYCAGGDLDALPEAPRPYRDYIGWLANRDADASRQVWREYLAGLSGPTLLSAAMGGEHLGAGLPRRTEVRSDAAATARLVDGARARGITVNTLLQTAWALVLSRLTGRTDVVFGVTVSGRPPEMAGVETMIGLFINTVPLRVRLDGRATVGTQCHGVQKDAAMLREHSYLGHAELRALGGVGEMFDTLFVYENFPRGGLSGDSELRAAGVTFRPATLESLSHFPVALAVHMAGRSLVMLVEVLDGALGSTTGAMLGRRVLTTAERLLSMWDRRLDEVSVLLDDEAAPLGTARSWQKPPAATGIHTRFTAIAGKMPDAVALSWAGGEMRYHEVDAAANRLAALLAARGAGTETPVAIRLARGPAYIVAMLAILKVGAVCVPLEPGMPPERVNSILRQTNAAIVVDEGLVALAERCASDFRPVDVDSDQAAYVVFTSGTTGEPKGVIGTHAALSAYADDHIDTVLRPAAARLGRTLRIAHTWSFAFDASWQPLAGLLDGHTVHIVDQHTQPDAEALVASLAEHRVDMIDTTPSMFAQLRACGLLTSVPLQVLALGGEAVGAAAWSAIRFECARTPLAAYNCYGPTETTVEAVVAAVAEHEKPSIGRPTRSTRGYVLDSALRPVAYGAIGELYLAGGQVARGYLGRPGETSHRFVADPFTAGERMYRTGDLVRRDPDGSLCYLGRADTQVQIRGHRVEPGEIAAALESHPAVQQAGVLVRTQQGGPRLTAYVVSTDMNGDGGPSPADLRQLLSSRLPRYMIPHRIVVVDAIPLTANGKVDEAALAAIDSAAGTAPQAIPETPTETALADVLSELLGIPDVDVTTEFLQLGVDSIMALSVVQAARRRGIRLRARLILECTTIRELAAAIDAEAGTGIRQADDTGGPIPLLPNAHWLYEYGEPRRLAQIEAIRLPDGISGEHVRAALASILDAHEVLRCRLDRAAMTLCPARPDEVLTEIRVDQDLRSAVAAHAQSLTDRLDPERGTMIAAAWLWSPNGHSVLLLAAHVLAMDLASWRVVLGELDAALSAAAGDHVVPVCEHTSYRRWAAALTERAARLCDVSFWLSQLRGEDPALGKRRVCAASDRARDLQVWWAAIDPGTTRRLVHSGVPMFDLLVAAASAMVTRWRQTRGQPTPAPLLALETHGRADAVVEGADTSDTVGLLSAIYPLRVDTADPRRVAELLAMVPGDGLDYGLLRYLRPDTARQLAAFPGPQLLLNYLGRIDLGGSGGGLRLDRELLGGMPAIPEPDAAVRHELTVFAAVLGGNDQPVLVTQWRALPDILTDADVTALQEMWSDALQGMVT, encoded by the coding sequence ATGGCGCTCAGCCCGCTTCAGGAGGGGCTGTACTCGCTCACTACTTTGGCGGAGTTCACCGAAGCCGGACCGGCCGACGATCCGTACGTGATCGGGATGGCTGCCGATATATTGGGAAACCTCGACGTCGGTCTGCTGCGCGAGTGCACGGCAAAGATGTTGGTTCGCCACCCGAACCTGCGGGCCAGCTTTGTCAGCCGCGGGATTCCGCGCCCCGTGCAGATTGTGCCGACACGCGTCGACCTGCCTTGGCGTCACGTTACGGCCACACCCGCTACTGTCGCGGCGCTGGAGACCGAGGAACGCAGGCGGCCTTTCGATTTCGAACGCAAACCGGCAATCCGCTTTCTGCTCATCGAACTACCAGACGCCCAATGGCGTTTCGTGATCACTGCCCATCACATCGTGATCGACGGCTGGTCGCTGCCCGTGTTCGCCGACGAGCTGTTCACCCTGTACTGCGCCGGCGGGGATCTCGATGCGCTACCTGAGGCGCCGCGCCCGTACCGGGACTACATCGGATGGCTGGCAAACCGTGACGCCGATGCCAGCCGGCAAGTGTGGCGCGAGTATCTCGCCGGGTTGTCGGGTCCGACGCTGCTGTCTGCCGCGATGGGCGGCGAGCACCTCGGAGCGGGTCTGCCGCGCCGCACCGAGGTGCGTAGCGACGCGGCCGCCACCGCACGGTTGGTCGACGGTGCCCGCGCACGCGGGATCACCGTCAATACGCTGCTGCAGACGGCCTGGGCGCTGGTGTTGTCGCGGCTGACCGGCCGCACAGATGTGGTTTTCGGTGTCACAGTGTCTGGCCGCCCGCCCGAGATGGCCGGCGTCGAAACCATGATCGGCCTGTTCATCAATACCGTTCCGCTGCGGGTACGTCTCGACGGCCGGGCGACTGTCGGTACGCAATGCCATGGCGTGCAAAAAGATGCGGCGATGTTACGCGAGCACAGCTACCTAGGGCACGCAGAACTGCGAGCACTTGGCGGTGTCGGTGAGATGTTCGACACCCTGTTCGTCTATGAAAACTTTCCCCGCGGGGGACTTTCTGGAGACAGCGAATTACGTGCTGCCGGTGTCACATTCCGCCCGGCAACGTTGGAGAGCCTGTCGCATTTCCCGGTCGCGCTGGCCGTGCATATGGCTGGACGGTCGCTGGTCATGCTGGTCGAGGTGCTCGACGGCGCGCTGGGCTCCACCACCGGCGCCATGCTGGGCCGCCGGGTGCTGACCACCGCTGAGCGGCTGCTGTCGATGTGGGACCGGCGGCTGGACGAGGTCAGTGTGCTTCTCGACGACGAGGCGGCGCCGCTGGGCACTGCGCGGTCGTGGCAGAAACCACCGGCGGCGACTGGCATCCACACCCGGTTCACCGCGATCGCCGGAAAGATGCCCGACGCCGTGGCGCTGAGCTGGGCGGGCGGAGAGATGCGCTATCACGAGGTGGATGCTGCGGCGAACCGGCTCGCCGCGTTGCTGGCCGCCCGCGGCGCGGGGACCGAAACTCCGGTTGCGATACGACTGGCCCGCGGTCCGGCGTACATCGTGGCTATGCTCGCGATTCTGAAAGTCGGCGCGGTGTGCGTGCCGCTGGAGCCGGGAATGCCGCCTGAACGTGTCAATTCGATTCTGCGCCAAACGAATGCGGCGATCGTTGTCGACGAGGGCCTGGTCGCGCTCGCTGAGCGGTGTGCCAGCGACTTCCGGCCTGTCGATGTGGATTCGGACCAGGCCGCATACGTGGTGTTCACCTCCGGAACGACCGGAGAACCTAAGGGTGTCATCGGAACTCATGCTGCTTTGAGTGCGTACGCCGACGATCACATCGACACCGTGCTGCGACCCGCCGCCGCTCGGTTAGGCCGCACGCTCCGTATCGCCCATACCTGGTCGTTCGCGTTCGACGCCTCCTGGCAACCGTTGGCGGGGTTGTTGGACGGGCACACCGTGCACATCGTCGACCAGCACACCCAGCCCGACGCTGAGGCGCTGGTAGCCAGCCTCGCCGAGCACCGTGTCGACATGATCGACACCACACCGTCGATGTTTGCCCAACTCCGTGCCTGTGGTTTGTTGACGAGCGTGCCCCTGCAGGTGCTGGCACTCGGCGGCGAAGCCGTCGGCGCGGCGGCTTGGTCGGCCATCCGCTTCGAGTGTGCCCGTACCCCGTTGGCCGCCTACAACTGCTACGGCCCCACCGAGACCACAGTGGAAGCGGTGGTCGCCGCCGTCGCCGAACACGAGAAACCGTCCATCGGGCGGCCGACTCGCTCCACCCGCGGCTACGTCCTGGACTCGGCTTTGCGGCCAGTGGCGTATGGGGCGATCGGCGAACTGTATTTGGCCGGTGGGCAGGTGGCCCGCGGCTATCTCGGTCGGCCTGGGGAAACCAGCCATCGATTCGTCGCCGACCCGTTCACCGCCGGTGAGCGGATGTACCGTACCGGGGATCTGGTGCGCCGAGACCCCGACGGCTCGCTGTGCTATCTCGGCCGCGCCGACACGCAGGTCCAGATCCGTGGTCATCGCGTCGAACCCGGCGAAATCGCCGCTGCACTCGAGTCGCACCCGGCTGTGCAGCAGGCGGGTGTGCTGGTCCGCACACAGCAGGGTGGCCCGCGGTTGACCGCCTATGTCGTGAGTACGGACATGAATGGCGACGGTGGCCCCTCCCCTGCCGATCTGCGCCAACTGCTCAGCTCCCGGCTCCCGCGCTACATGATTCCGCACCGCATTGTCGTCGTCGACGCGATCCCGTTGACCGCCAACGGCAAGGTCGACGAAGCTGCCCTGGCGGCGATTGATAGCGCGGCTGGAACGGCGCCACAAGCGATACCCGAAACCCCCACCGAAACCGCGCTGGCCGACGTGCTCTCTGAACTGCTCGGCATCCCGGACGTGGATGTGACCACCGAGTTTCTGCAGCTGGGCGTGGACAGCATCATGGCGCTGTCGGTGGTACAGGCAGCGCGGCGGCGCGGGATCCGGCTGCGGGCCCGGCTGATCCTCGAATGCACCACGATCCGCGAGTTGGCCGCCGCGATCGACGCTGAAGCCGGCACAGGAATCCGGCAGGCCGACGATACGGGCGGCCCGATTCCGCTGCTGCCCAACGCGCACTGGCTCTACGAATATGGTGAGCCGCGGCGGCTGGCGCAGATCGAAGCCATCCGGCTGCCTGACGGGATCAGCGGCGAACACGTCCGGGCTGCGCTGGCCAGCATTCTCGACGCTCACGAAGTGCTGCGCTGCCGGCTCGACCGTGCCGCGATGACGCTATGTCCGGCCCGGCCCGACGAGGTGCTCACCGAGATCCGTGTTGACCAGGACCTGCGGTCAGCAGTCGCGGCACACGCCCAAAGCCTGACCGACCGTCTGGATCCCGAACGGGGAACGATGATCGCGGCAGCGTGGCTCTGGTCCCCGAATGGACACAGTGTGCTCCTGCTGGCCGCCCACGTGCTGGCGATGGACCTGGCATCGTGGCGTGTGGTGTTGGGCGAACTCGACGCTGCACTATCCGCGGCGGCGGGAGATCACGTTGTGCCGGTGTGCGAGCACACCAGTTACCGGCGGTGGGCGGCGGCGCTCACCGAGCGCGCCGCCCGCCTGTGTGACGTGTCGTTCTGGCTGTCCCAACTCCGGGGCGAGGATCCTGCGCTGGGGAAACGGCGGGTGTGCGCCGCCTCGGACCGGGCCCGCGACTTGCAGGTGTGGTGGGCGGCCATCGACCCCGGGACCACGCGCCGACTGGTGCATTCCGGTGTGCCGATGTTCGACCTGCTGGTTGCGGCGGCATCGGCGATGGTCACCCGGTGGCGGCAGACCCGCGGCCAACCAACCCCGGCGCCGTTGCTGGCGCTGGAAACACACGGCCGCGCCGATGCAGTGGTCGAGGGCGCCGACACCAGCGACACCGTGGGACTGCTCAGCGCCATCTACCCGCTGCGGGTGGATACGGCCGACCCACGGCGGGTCGCGGAGCTGCTGGCGATGGTCCCCGGTGACGGACTCGACTATGGCCTG